The following are encoded in a window of Gavia stellata isolate bGavSte3 chromosome 17, bGavSte3.hap2, whole genome shotgun sequence genomic DNA:
- the RAD9A gene encoding cell cycle checkpoint control protein RAD9A → MKCIVTGGNVKVLGRAVHSLSRIGDELYLEPTESGLSLRTVNSSRSAFASFLFAPLFFQLYQPGGPQPDGELLRCKVHMKSFLSVFRSLPSLEKTVGKCLILLKPRANRLVVQLHCKYGVTKTHNLAFQECERLQAVFDTQRCANSLCAPARVLAEAVVHFPQTLAEVTLGAGPGGKISLRNYVEEEAEPRKTMVTELWLAEDEFQTAAVAPGSRITFCLKEFRGLLTFAEASNLPLTIHYDVPGRPMVFTLDDAVLEVHLVLATLSDPENDLQPPTTNGVSHLPAPSDDFADDLEAYMIAMETSTYEEGSGVPPSPTFPLRTPHPAKSDPEEEEEEEEEEEGAVPGTPPHKKFRSLFFGSVLTPGGPGPAPTQEVLAEDSDGDY, encoded by the exons ATGAAGTGCATCGTCACTGGCGGTAACGTCaaag TCCTCGGCCGAGCCGTGCACTCCCTGTCCCGCATCGGGGACGAGCTCTACCTGGAGCCCACCGAGAGCGGG CTGTCCCTGCGCACCGTCAACTCCTCGCGCTCAGCCTTCGCCTCCTTCCTCTTCGCGCCACTCTTCTTCCAGCTGTACCAGCCGGGCGGCCCCCAGCCCGACGGAGAGCTCCTCCGATGCAAAGTCCACATGAAG TCCTTCCTGAGCGTCTTCCGCTCGCTGCCCTCGCTGGAGAAGACGGTGGGGAAATGCCTCATCCTGCTCAAACCCCGAGCCAACCGCTTGGTCGTGCAGCTCCACTGCAAATACG GCGTCACCAAGACCCACAACCTGGCTTTCCAGGAGTGCGAGCGGCTGCAGGCCGTCTTCGACACCCAGCGCTGCGCCAACAGCCTCTGCGCCCCGGCACG GGTGCTGGCGGAGGCCGTGGTTCACTTCCCCCAGACGCTGGCTGAGGTGACGCTGGGGGCTGGCCCCGGGGGCAAGATCAGCCTCCGAAACTACGTGGAGGAGGAGGCGG agCCGAGGAAGACGATGGTGACAGAGCTGTGGCTGGCTGAGGACGAGTTCCAGACGGCGGCCGTGGCCCCGGGCTCCCGCATCACCTTCTGCCTCAAGGAGTTTCGT gggctgctgacCTTCGCCGAGGCCTCCAACCTGCCCCTCACCATCCATTACGACGTGCCCGGCAG GCCGATGGTCTTCACCCTGGATGATGCCGTGCTGGAGGTCCACCTGGTGCTGGCCACCCTCTCGGATCCGGAAAATGACTTGCAGCCCCCCACAACCAACGG CGTGTCCCACCTGCCCGCCCCATCAGATGACTTCGCCGATGACCTCGAGGCCTACATGATTGCCATGGAAACCAGCACCTACGAGGAGGGTTCAggggtgccccccagccccaccttcCCCCTGCGCACCCCACATCCAGCCAAAAGCGACcccgaggaggaggaagaggaagaggaagaagaggaaggagctgtgCCAGGGACCCCCCCTCACAAGAAG TTTCGCTCCCTGTTTTTTGGCTCGGTGCTGAcgccgggggggcccggcccagccccCACCCAGGAGGTGCTGGCAGAGGACAGCGATGGTGACTACTGA